The Alistipes megaguti sequence GGAGGTTTCGCCATTTCGTTCCGCGAAGCAACGTCCGCGGACAACAAACTCCCCCGACTGAAATAGCCGGTCTCAAGAATTCATCCAAAAAAGGAGCCATCCCCTTGTTCGGGATGGCTCCTTTTGTCTATGTGCGGGAGGGCTCCTCCCCGTGTCGGGAGAAGGCCGCATCCGGGCTCCGACCGACGCTATTCGTCCTTCGTCGCCCGTTCGATCAGCAGATCGTCGAGCCGCACTTTCGGGACATAGTGCACGCCGTCGCGGCGGTAGTAGGCATGGCTCTCGTCAGCGTCGATCTCCGTCAGTTCGATCCGTTCGGCCCCCTTGCCGACCGCAAGGATCAACAGCGGATCATACGGAAGACCAAGCAACTCACGAACCCGGGCCGGATCGAACGCTCCGATGCAGATGCCGTTCAGACCGATCTCCACGGCCCGCAGCAGCATGCTCTGGGCCGAAATGCCGAGGTCCATATCGACGTAACGATTCTCGGGAAGCGTCGAGCAGATGACGATGAAGGCGTTGGGTTCGGTGCCGGGCAGCGGAAGGTGCAGCTCGGGAAGCGCCCCTCCGAGGCGGATGAGCGGCAGAAGCTGCCGCGCCTCGTCACCCAGAACGGGCCGGAAGCGCAGCACCTGCTGGTTGCGGGCCGAAGGGATGCGGGTATTCACCTCGATGAGGGTGCGAAGCTGGTCCTCGCGGACCTGGAAACGGGGATCATACCCCCGGCAGCTGCGGTTGCGGAGCAGAAGTTTCGTCAGCGTCACGGCTGGCCGGCGCACGGGAGCCTCGGCTCGCGCCCGGTACTCCTCCATCTTCCGGCCCAGATAGTTGTCTGCCATATTCGGGATTTTTATGCCGCCAAATTACGAAATGTCGGCCGAAAAAACAAGATCCCGCGAAAGGCCCGCACGGAGGGCCGGATCACTCGGCGGCGGTGTGTTTGCGGACAATGCGCATGAACTCCTCGCCCGTGATCGTCTCGCGTTGCAGCAGGAAGGCTGCGGCTTCGTCCAGGATCGCTCGGTGCGACGAAAGAATCCCGCGGGCCTTTTCATGCGCCTCCTTTACGATGCGAAGCACCTCGCGGTCGATCTCCGCCGCCGTCTCCGAGGAGCAGGTAAGCGAATTGTCGCCGCCCAGGTAGGCATTGTTGACCGTCTCGAGGCCCATCATGTCGTAGCGGTCGCTCATCCCGAAGCGCGTAACCATCGCCCGGGCCAGTTTCGTGGCCTGTTCGATGTCGTTCGAAGCCCCGGTGGTGATGCTCCCGAAGACAAGTTCCTCGGCCGAACGGCCGCCCGTGAGCGTCGCAATGCGGTTGAAGAGATTCTCGCGGCTCAGCAGCATCTGATCGCCCTCATCGACCTGCATCGTATAGCCCAGTGCCCCGGAGGTTCGCGGAATGATCGTGATCTTATGCACGGGAGCCGAGGCCGTCTGCATCGCGGCAACCAGGGCATGCCCGATCTCATGGCAGGCGACGATCCGTTTCTCTTCGGGCGTAAGCACGGCGTGTTTCTTCTGCGCTCCGGCCATAACCGTCTCGACGCTCTCCTCCAGATCGGCGGTCGTCACCTTATGACGTCCCTGCCGCACGGCCCGAAGAGCCGCCTCATTGACGATATTGGCCAGTTCGGCCCCCGATGAGCCGGCCGTGGCCTGTGCTACGATCGACAGATCCACCGAATCGTGTTTCACCTTGGCAAGATGCACCCCAAGGATCGCCTTGCGCCCCTCGAGGTCCGGTAGCTCCATCTGGATGCGGCGGTCGAAGCGTCCCGGACGCAACAGCGCCTTGTCGAGGCTCTCGGGACGGTTCGTGGCGGCCAGGATCACCACTCCCTTGCGGCCGTCGAAGCCGTCCATCTCGGTCAGCAGCTGATTCAGGGTCTGCTCGCGCTCGTCATTGCCGCCAAGAGCTGAATCGCGGCGCTTGCCGATGGCGTCGATCTCGTCGATGAAGATGATGCACGGGGCCTTTTCGCCCGCCTGCTTGAAGAGGTCGCGGACCTTGGCCGCACCCATCCCGACAAACATCTGGACGAACTCCGAACCGGACATGGCAAAGAACGGAACACGCGCCTCGCCCGCTACGGCCCGGGCTATGAGCGTCTTTCCCGTTCCCGGAGGTCCGACAAGCAGCGCCCCCTTCGGCAACAAGGCACCGATCTCGGAATATTTCGACGGACTGTGCAGAAAATCCACGATCTCGCTCAACGCCTCCTTGGCCTCATCCTGTCCGGCCACGTCGGCAAAGGTCGTCTTTACGTCCGAATCGGCATAGATCCGCGCCCCGCTGTTGCCGAACGAAAGGAAATTCCCGCCGCCCATCCGGGACTGAAGGCTCCGGCTCGCCTGCTTCCAGAGCATGTAGAAAAGCAGACCCGGAAGAACCCACATCAGAATGAAGTTGAGAATCGGAGAATTCTCCTGCGGCACGATCTGCGTGAAGGAGATTTTCCCGCTCTCATTGGGGCTCCCGGCGGCAAGCAGCCGATCGACCAGTTGCGGATCATCGATCGCACCGGTCCGGTAGGTCGCCGTCTTGCCCCCGTCGGTCAGGGCCGTAAAGTAGATCTGACCGTTCTTGATCATCACCTCCTTCACCTGACCGCTGTCAACCCGTTCGATAAAGGCTCCGTAGTCGGTCGGGGTGATCCGGTTCGGACTGAAGAGCGGAAAGATGAATCCGTTCAAGAACAAGACGATCAGCATAACCAGCAAAGCCCCCATGAAGGGGTTGCTGCGGCGTGGTCTCGGACTTTGTGTTTCCTGTTTGTCGTTCATACGTTACATGGGTTGATTCCGCGGGCAAAGATCCGATTTTTCCGAGACCGAATTATCGTCGTTCCGACGTCAAACATGTCGAATTTTTCGCCAAAAAAAGACCGGAGGAAGCCCCTTCGGATGAAAGAGGTCTCCCAATCCGGTCAATCCGGCCTCGGAACCCGTCAGAACGGTCACTCCTCCTCGATCACTTCGGCATCGACTATCGGCCCGTCGCCGAAGCGTCTTGCGGCATGGTCGATCTTCCGCAGATGGAAAGCCAAAGCGATACGGAATACGCCGTAAAAGAGGAAGAAGAGTCCGACGTACGCCAACAAAAATGCCCCGCC is a genomic window containing:
- a CDS encoding nitroreductase family protein encodes the protein MADNYLGRKMEEYRARAEAPVRRPAVTLTKLLLRNRSCRGYDPRFQVREDQLRTLIEVNTRIPSARNQQVLRFRPVLGDEARQLLPLIRLGGALPELHLPLPGTEPNAFIVICSTLPENRYVDMDLGISAQSMLLRAVEIGLNGICIGAFDPARVRELLGLPYDPLLILAVGKGAERIELTEIDADESHAYYRRDGVHYVPKVRLDDLLIERATKDE
- the ftsH gene encoding ATP-dependent zinc metalloprotease FtsH → MGALLVMLIVLFLNGFIFPLFSPNRITPTDYGAFIERVDSGQVKEVMIKNGQIYFTALTDGGKTATYRTGAIDDPQLVDRLLAAGSPNESGKISFTQIVPQENSPILNFILMWVLPGLLFYMLWKQASRSLQSRMGGGNFLSFGNSGARIYADSDVKTTFADVAGQDEAKEALSEIVDFLHSPSKYSEIGALLPKGALLVGPPGTGKTLIARAVAGEARVPFFAMSGSEFVQMFVGMGAAKVRDLFKQAGEKAPCIIFIDEIDAIGKRRDSALGGNDEREQTLNQLLTEMDGFDGRKGVVILAATNRPESLDKALLRPGRFDRRIQMELPDLEGRKAILGVHLAKVKHDSVDLSIVAQATAGSSGAELANIVNEAALRAVRQGRHKVTTADLEESVETVMAGAQKKHAVLTPEEKRIVACHEIGHALVAAMQTASAPVHKITIIPRTSGALGYTMQVDEGDQMLLSRENLFNRIATLTGGRSAEELVFGSITTGASNDIEQATKLARAMVTRFGMSDRYDMMGLETVNNAYLGGDNSLTCSSETAAEIDREVLRIVKEAHEKARGILSSHRAILDEAAAFLLQRETITGEEFMRIVRKHTAAE